The Nitrospirota bacterium sequence TTTTCACCCCGGGAGCGGCCTGGCGCCTCTTGTACTCGCTCCGCTCCACCAGCCCGGCCACCCGCTCAACCAGCTTTCGGTCCTGCCCCGAGCGGGCGATCTCATCCACGCTCCGATCCTCCTCCACATATTGCTTCAGAATGGGGTCGAGCACTTCGTAGGGTGGAAGGGAGTCCGTATCCTTTTGATTCGCCCGAAGCTCAGCCGTGGGCGCCTTTTCCAACACCCGATCGGGAATCACCCCACTACCCGAAACGCCGCCGGAGGCGGCGGTGAGTTTTCGGCCCGTCGGGCCTGTTTCGGGTGGTGGGGTCACCGGTCCGATCGTATTCCGGTAACGTGACAACCTGTACACGAGGGTCTTTGGGATGTCCTTGATCACGGCGAACCCCCCGGCGGTGTCCCCGTACAAGGTGCAGTATCCCGTGCTGATTTCACTCTTGTTGCCCGTGGTGAGGACGAGCCGGCCGAATTTGTTCGAGAGGGTCATCAAAAGCGTTCCCCGGATACGAGCCTGGAGGTTTTCCTCCGCCTCCGACGGCGGGAGCCCGGCGAAATCCCGGCTGAGCACTTCCAGCATGGCCTTGAAAGGCGGTTCGATGGGAACGATCCGGAAATCGATCCGGAGCCGATCGGCCAGTTCTTTCGCATCCACCACACTCTCCTCCGAAGTGAACCGCGAGGGAAGCGCAAATCCGACCACGTTTTCGGAACCGAGCGCATCGGCGGCGATCGCGGCCGTCAGAGCCGAATCAATCCCGCCGCTCAGGCCGATGAGGACCTTGGTGAAACCATTCTTGCGCACATAGTCTCCGGTCCCCATCACCAGCGCTTTGTAGATCTCCGCCTCCTCCTCGAGCGCGTCGAGCCGGGCCGGCGCCAAAGCCGGGCGGGATATCGGCGCACCCAGCCTGAAGTTGGCGCATCGGAGCCTTCCGGGCCTCCCGTACGGACGCTTTGACTCGAACTCCATATCCACCACCACGAAATCTTCCTCGAACTGGAGGCCCCGCGCCACAACGCGGCCAAAGGGATTCACCACCAGACTGTGCCCATCGAACACGAGCTCATCCTGGCCGCCCACGCAATTGCAGTACAGTACCCAGGCGCGCCCCGCCTTCGCCCATCCCTTCAAAAGCTTGAGACGCTCGTGCACTTTCCCGGCATGGTACGGGGAGGAGGAGAGATTGAGCAGCAGCTCGACCTTTCCCTTCTCACAAAGAGCCCTGCACGGCCCTTCCGGGCTCCACAGGTCCTCACAAATGGTCACACCGGCTCGGATCCCGTTGAGCGAGAGGACGAGCGGCTGCGACCCCTCGGAAAAATACCGCTTCTCGTCGAACACCCCATAGTTGGGAAGGAGGATCTTGTGGTAGACCGCGTGGACGCTTCCGGCACGACACACGGCCGCCGCGTTGTACCGCTTCTGCCCCTGAAGATGTACGCACCCGATGAGGACGATCGTGCGGCGGGTCTCCCGCGCTGCCTTCCAAACGGCGGCAAGGCTCGACTCGACGAACTTCTTCTTGAAGAGCAAGTCCTCCGGGGGATATCCGGTCATCACCAGCTCCGGGGTCAGGAGAACATCGGCCCCCATGGATTCGGCCCTTCGAATGGCGTCCCGCACCTTGCGCGCATTCCCTTCAAGATCGCCCACGGTCGGGTTGATCTGCGCCAAGGCCACCCGAAGAGTCTGAGCCGATTTCTTCATGTCCGTTTCCTTCTCAGCGTGTTTCGATGGATGCCCAGGATTTCCGCGGCCTTCATCTGGTTCCCCCGCGTATGCTCCAGCGTCTCTCGAATCAGCATGTCGTCCAGCTCAGCCCTGAATCGATCGGCCAAACCGCTCTCGCCGGCCTTCAGGCGCTCTTGGACCTCTCTCGACAGCCCCACCCTCCAATCCCCTCCCGGTCTTCCAACGCCCGATTGCACCTGGTCCGGCAGCAAATCCGGCGTGATAGGCCGCTCCCGATGAATGGCCACGAGTTTCTTGATCAGGTTCTTCAGCTCGCGGACATTCCCCGGGAACTCATAGCGGGCAAGGGCATCGATCGCCTCGGCGGTCGGACCGCCGCCTCGGAGACGGTTTTCCCGCAAGGCCTCCTCTGTAAACATTCGGACGAGGGGGGGAATATCGGGCCGTCTCTGACGCAACGGCGGGATGGAGATCTCGATCACGGCAAGCCGATAGTACAAATCCTCGCGGAAGCGGCCCTGCCGAACGCGCTCCTGCAGGTCCGTATTCGATGCGCAAAGAACCCGCGCATCGACCTTCATGCTTCTGGAGGTTCCCAGCGGAGTGACTTCCTTGTCTTGGAGCACCCTCAAGAGCTTGGCTTGCGCATCCAGCGGAAGTTCGCCCACCTCATCCAGGAACAACGTTCCCCGATGGGCCATCGCAAATTTTCCCGACTTGCTGCGGTCGGCCCCCGTAAACGCTCCGCGCTCGTAGCCGAACAATTCGGCTTCCACCAGCCCCGCGGGGATCGCGGCGCAATTCACGCTCAAGAATGGGCCGTCCTTTCGGTGACTGTGTGTGTGGATCAGGCGGGCCACCACCTCCTTGCCGACTCCGCTTTCACCCGAGAGGAGGACCGTTTCCTCGGAGGACGCCGCTCGACCGGCCAGTTTGAACACATCCTGCATGGCGGGACTGACACCAATGACCGATTCCTGCTCAAGCCCCGGTTTCGGCACGGCTTCTCTTCCACGTCCCGCGCTTGCCGTCGGCCTCTGGACGCTGGACGCCACGGCATCCTTGACCACGGAACGAAGACGATCGATGTCGAACGGCTTCACGACGTAGTCGTATGCTCCCCAACGCATCGCTTCCATGACGAACGTGTGCTCCGCGTGACCCGTAATCACAATCACGTAGGGCGGATCCGGAAGGACCGAGATCTCACGAAGCAGGTCTATCCCCTTCGGTTCCGGAAGAAAGAGGTCCAGGAGGACCACGCCCGGCTTGAGCCTACGGATCTCAGGAAGCGCCTCGTCCGCCCCGGTCGCTTCATGAACGTCCAGACCTTCGGAGGCGAGCGCCTTGCGAATGATCGATCGCGCCGAGGGATCGTCGTCCACCACCAGGAGCCGGGCGCTCACTCCGCAGCCCCAATTTGAGATTTGAGATTTGAGATTTGAGATCCAAGAGGGGGTGAGGCCATCAGGCCCTCCTCAGCGGAAGCAGAATCTCGAACATGCCTCGCTCCGGATAGTGGAGGAGGCCCCGATGTTCTTTGATGATCCGATAGGAAATCGCGAGTCCCAGTCCCAACCCCTTGTCCTTCGAGGACCGATAGGGGGCGAAGAGCCAGTTTTCGAAACCGTCGGGAAGACCCGGGCCCGTGTCCTGAATAAGAATCGAAACCATGTTCCGTCCCGGCGTGTACACCGAGTCCATGGAGAGGCGCGTGGACAGTGTGATCTTCCCCCGTTCGCGCATGGCCTCGATGGCATTCTTCACGAGGTTGGACACGGCGCGCTTGAGCTTTTCGGCATCGACCGGAATCGGGGGCAGGCTGGGATCGAATCGGCGTTCTACGTCGATCCCTTTTTCCTTCATCATGCCCCTGAACAGACCGAGGGCGTCATCGAGCATTTCATGAATGTTCGTTTCCCTGAATTCGAACGACGTCGGTTTCGACAATTCCACCATCTCCAGCACCATGGCCTCGAGGCGCCTCGTTTCCGTTTCGAGAATCCGAACGAGCTCGGGGTCGAACCCTTCTTTCAGGAGCTGGGCCGCCCCTTTTACTCCCGTGAGGGGGCCTTTCATTTCGTGCAGGATCTCGCTCGCGACTTTGGCCAGAAGGACCAGCGTCTCCTCGCGGCGGGACTCATCTTCCATGGCTCGGAAGCGGGTGATGTTCCTCATGAGAATCACGAAAATGTCCCCCGGTCCCGCCACCGGAAAAAGGTCCAGGAGAAACGTGTAGGGAGCGAAGTTCCACCACATTCCGCGAACGCTTCGGCCCGAACGCAGCGTGGAGATTTCCGCAGCCATCCCTTTCAGAGCATCCAGTGCTCGCTCGCGACCGATCATCGTTAGAAGCTCCTGTGCGGCGGGATTCGTGTAGTGGAGATGCCCTCCGGAATCCGCCACGAGCACGGCATCCTGGATGTTATCCAGAATCGCAGAAGGTTCACAGGTACCCACGTTGCTGCATTATAGTGCATCCCGAACGGTCTGACAGCGAGCAAATCAGAATCCCAAGAGCATTTGCCAACCCTTCGGTACTCATGCAAGGTTGGGACACATGGTGTTTGCAGCATTCAAGATCGGAGGTCGAAAGTGAAGGCCGTACTTCTCAATCGCCACGGCGGGCTCGATGCGCTGGAGATGGGCACCTTGCCGGAACCGAGGGCGGAGGCCGGAGAGGCGGTGGTCCGCGTAAAAGCGTGCGGCCTGAATCATCTGGACGTGTGGGTGCGAAAGGGCCTGCCGAACCTGAAGCTCGATTACCCTCACGTGCTGGGGTCGGACATCGCGGGAATCGTGGATGACATCAAAGGCTCTCCGCCGCCCTTTCCGCAAGGCTCCAAGGACGGCGAATGGAAGGGTCAGGTCTCTCCGCCGCCGGGGATCGCCGCGGGGACACGCGTCGTTCTTTTTCCAGGGTTGACTTGTGGTTATTGCCCCCCGTGTATTTCCGGTCAGGACGACATGTGCCGGGAGTTCAAGCTTTTCGGAGAGCACGTATCGGGTGGATACACCGAAAAGATCAAGGTGCCCGTGCGCAATCTGGTGGCGATTCCGGACACGCTGAGTTTCGTCCAGGCCGCCTGTATTCCCGTTGCGTATCTCACAGCGTGGCACATGGTGGTGAACCGGGCACGCGTGCAGCCGGACGAGTGGGTACTGGTGACGGCGGCCGCGAGCGGCGTCAGCACGGGCGCGATCCAGATCGCCAAAATCTTCGGAGCGCAGGTCATTGCCGCGGCCTCCTCCAAGGAGAAACTCGCGAAAGCCAGGGAACTCGGCGCCGATGTTCTCGTGGACTACTCCAAGCCGGAATGGTCTCGGGAGGTGAAGAAGATTACGAATCGCCGCGGGGTGGATGTCATCCTAGACCACGTCGGCCAGTCGAAATGGGAAGACTACATTCCCATCCTTGCCAAAGGCGGGCGGCTGGTCATTTGCGGCGCATCGAGCGGCCACGAAGGGAAGACCGATCTGCGCCACGTTTTTTTCCGGCGGCTCTCGATCCTCGGATCCACCATGGGGTCGTCGACCGAATTCCGGCAACTCGTGGATTACGTCGGGCGGGGGCGGATCAAGCCCGTGATTTACAAGACCCTTCCACTCGAACAGGCCCGCGAGGCGCACCGAATCCTCGAGGAACGCGAGGTCATCGGCAAGGTCGTCCTGGAAATATAGAGGCTTCAAATGCGCGCTCGGTAGCCGCACCCTTCACGGGTGCGTCTTCGGACGCAGGCTGAAGCCTGCGCCTACCGTGTAGTGCTCAGCCCACCCCTTCGGATATCTTCTCGGATTCGAAAACGAAGAACTCCATTCCCGGCTTTTTCCACGCATCCGACGGGAGGCCGGCCTTGCGGCACGTTTCCGATAGGAACGTGTCGCGGTCCCACCCATTTTCCACCGGCACTTGGGGGAGGAGCACTCCCCGCTTGTGCTGTTTCATCACGCAGAGACCGTGTCGGCCGATATCAATTTCGGACAGATCCTTGATCGATCTGAGCGGCGTCAAGATGGAAAGCTCGATTTCGATCTCACCCAATTCCTTCGCCTCGACGGGCAGAAACCGGGGATCTTCGGAGGCCGCGGCCACCGTCAGATCCTGAAGCATCTCGACGAACGATTTTCGAGGCGCCAGCGATCCGATACATCCTCTCAACTCTCCCGAACGGCGCAGAGTGACAAAGAGACCCGATCCCGGCACATCCGGTGCGCCCGACTCAAGAGTGGGCTTCTCCCCCGTTCGGACAAAGCGATCCAGCGTGCTCCGTGAGAGGCGCAAGAGTTCTCTCGAAGCCTCCGGTGAAAGGCCCACAAACAAAGTGTAGACCTTTCCAGCCGGAGGGAAAAGGCGGCTATTCCCCCGGGGCGATTTCTTCCAGGTGGAGTTTCTCGATATGCACGGGGGGCGAGTAGACGACTTCGTCGGAGGCCCAAATGATCACCGGTTCGGAAGGACGCCCCACGGCCCGGATGCCGTTCAAAACACTCGAGACATTGTCGTTGATCCGGACGCAGTTCGCTCGGAGCGGTTTCTCCGCCCGGCCGTTTCGGATCAGAAACGAATCGCCCACGACGGTGGACGTGAAATCGCCCCGCTGCAATCCGTTGATCGGATACGTGTACCAGATCCGCCCGATGTAGACGCCGGAATCGACATCCCGAATCAGTGACGGCAAGTCCTTTTCCCCCTCTTCGACGAGCACATTGGTGGCGGCCGTGTGCGGCGCCTGTGCGAAATGCCGTCCGGGGCTGTTGCCGTACCGGAACCCGTTTCTGAACAACTGCCGTGAAGCGAGCGTTTCAGCGGGAACGCCGAGCTTGGACTTCACCTCCGGGTCCTTCAACAGCTTGGTGCCCTCGTGGTGCGACCCCAGAATTCCCCGGAGGACCCCGCGAACGATGAGTTCCGTCTTCCCCGTGGATATGCCCTCGCACGTGAGCGCCTTGGTTCCCATGTGTCCCATACGAGAGCCATCGTCCACCAACGTGAGAAGTTCCGAGGCGACCCTCTGGTCCATCCGCCCTTGGAAGGGGGAGCTTCCTGCAAAGAACGTCCCTGCGGTCACCGCCGGCACCACCAGATTGTTGAGCATGTCCGCCATCGCCTGCGGGCCCAAGATCACGCGGTACTCCCCCGACGAAATCCGCTCCCCCCCCATGCACCGGATGGCGTTCTCCGCGGCTTGAAATCCAACACGGCCGGAGAATCCGCGCAGCTCCGGGCCGGCAAAGGTGCACGTGCCTTTCGCGTTGTCCGATTCGACCATGGCGGTCACGTAGGCCATGAGCAACGTGGTTTCATCGGAGAGAATCCCCGTCGCGTCGGTGCGGGCCAACGCCATCCGCTCGGTCACCGCCGAAACATCTCCACTGAGGATCAGCCCCAGATCCCGCACGTCCCGGATACTCCCGGCTCGCACTTTCCCCACGATCGCGGACGTCCCCTTGCCGAGGACGGTATGGGGCCATGATATGTCGCCGTGCCATGGACGGCACGGCATGGACCATGGCCTGTCCTCCGAACCGGTCGAAAGTGCGGCCGGCATCACGCCGGACCGGGCTTTCAGCGCCTCGGAACGGGAGAACCCCTCGATCCCGCCTCGCACCACCTTCCAGCCGAGGTCGACGAGGGTCTTGTCCGATAGGCGCGACAGTGCCGGGTCGTGGTAGCGGGCCTTCGCAGACCTTTTCTTCGCCCACGCTGGAAATCCGTGGAAGGCCGGATCGGCTACGGCATTGCGCCGGGCTTTTTCCAAAGCCCTCTTCACCCCGCGCTGAGTGAAATCGGACGCCTCGGAGCCGAAGCCGATCTTGCGGACGCCCCCCTCTTCGAAAAGGATCCTTACCGCCAACCCGCGGAACTCGTACGTCTTGGGCTCCTCCACGCCATTGCACGGGAGGTGCGAGGCGTAGTGCAGCCGGGCCGTGTGGGCGAGATTTTCCGAGGCAAACACTTCTCCGGCAACCAGGCCCTTCTCCTTCTTCACGAGCCGGAGCCCGTCGGCCACCACCTTCCGCAAAATGGAAATTCCCATGGGGGACGATCTTAGCGGCACCCGTTGTGCAACTCAACACGCAGGTCCCGAGGCTAAACCTCGATAGCCGCTATCGAGGTTTAGCCTCCATAGGGCGTTTCGTGAAATTGACGCGTTCATCGGCGCAAACGTATAATAGAAGCATCGCCATGCCGCCCACCACGACGCGCCGTCCCTCCCGGCAACTCTTGAGCGACATCATCGTGGACATGGGCCTCGTGTCCAGAAGGGATCTCGATCATGCGCTCGAGGAGAGTCGGAAGCAGAACGTCCGCGTGGGAGAAATCCTCCTCCGAAAGGGGCTGGTCAGCGAGGAACAGATCGCGCAAGCCCTCGCCCGGCAATTCACCATGACGTACGTCCGGCTGGAAGGCAAAGACATCGCTTCGGAAACGGTCAAACTCATTCCCGAAGCCGTGGCTCGCCGACACACGATCGTGCCCGTCGAGAGCGGCCCGCAGGACCTGATGCTCGGAATGGCCGATCCCCTGAACATCTTTGCCCTGGACCAGGTCAAGATGATCACCCGCCACAAGGTGCAGCCGGTCGTCTGTTCCAAGGCGGAGATCCTGCGGGTGTTGGACCGGGTATACGCCGCCGAGCAGTCGGTGAAGAGCGTCCTGGACGAGATCGACCTGGCCGGTCTGGAACTTCTCGCCCAGGAATCGGAGAGCCCGGCCACGTTGGAAAAGGTGGCTTCGGACACTTCCATTGTCAAACTGGTCAATACGATCCTATACGTCGCCGTCCAGCAGCGGGCGAGCGACATCCATCTGGAACCGCAATCCGAAGCCTTCCTCGTTCGGATGCGAATCGATGGAGTTCTCTACAAGCTGTACCAGCTTCCCCTCAAGGTCCATATGGGTGTGGTCTCGCGCATCAAGATCATGGGCGGGATGGACATCGCCGAAAAACGCGTTCCCCAGGACGGGCGGTTCGAGGCGAAGATCGGGGATCACCAGATCGACGTGCGTGTCTCTTCCATTCCCCTCCTGCACGGGGAGAAGGCCGAACTGAGGATTCTGGAGAAAAGCCGGCGGAGGATACAGCTCGAAGACCTTCCCATGGAAGGCGACACGCGCGCCCAGGTTGAGAAAGCCATTCAGAACCCCTACGGCCTGTTCGTCGTTTCGGGCCCGACGGGCTCCGGAAAAACCACCACCTTGTACGCCGTGCTCAACTGCATGAACGCCGCGGAAAAGAACATCGTGACGGTGGAAGATCCCGTGGAGTATCAGCTCCCGAACGTCAACCAAATCCCCATCAATCCTCGCGCGAATCTGACGTTCGCCACTGCACTGCGCTCCATTCTCCGGCAGGATCCGGATGTCATCATGGTCGGCGAGATCCGCGACCGTGAAACGGCGGAGATTTCCATCCAGGCGGCTCTTACGGGGCACTTGGTCCTCACCACGCTCCACACCAATTCCGCCCCCGGCGCGGTCAGCCGCCTCGTCGAAATGGGCGTCGAGCCGTACCTGATTTCATCCTCCCTCCTCGGCGTTCTAGGCCAAAGGCTTGTGCGCCAGGTCTGCCCGGACTGCAAGCAGCCGCATGCGCCGGAGCCGGCGGTTCTGGCGAATTTCGAATGGATGCCCGAGAACGCATCGCACTTCTTCCGCGGCGCCGGTTGCTCCAATTGCCGTGGAACGGGCTATCGCGGCCGGTTGGCCGTATTTGAATTGATGCGTATGGGGCCCGCCGTTCGGAAGAGCATTTTGCATCGAGAAGACCTTGAACAAATTGCCGCCGCCGCCCAGACGGAAGGCTTCCGATCCCTGCGCCAGAACGGTCTGGAGCTCGTGGTGGCGGGCAGGACCACGTTGGAAGAAATCGTCCGCGTGACCCGGGACGTGGAGATCTGAGGGTGTCCACCTATGCGTATCGGGCACGCAGCCGCGTCGGCGAGCTCATTATCGGTACGCTCGAGGCCGACACCCAGGATCAAGTCGAGGCCCGACTGGCCAGAGACAACCTCATTCCCGTTCGCATCGAGGAGCGAAGGCCGAAGAAACTGGACGCGTTTCTGGATCGGGTCTTCAAGCGCATCAAACCCCGGGACCGGATCGTTCTCTACCGCCAGCTGGCCGCCATGTATGGCGCCGGGGTCTCGTTCACACGCATGTTGGAGACCGCGAAGAAGCAAACAGAGAATCCCCGACTCCAGAAGGTCCTGGTCCAGGTCGGGAAAGACATTCAGGAGGGCATGAGCTTCGCCAACGCTCTCGCCCGTCACCCCGGCGTCTTTAACGAGGTGGTCATCAACATGGTCTCGGCCGGTGAGGCCGGCGGTGTCCTGGAGGAAGTGCTCGACCGAATCGGCCAGATGGCCGAGCGGGAGCTCGATCTGGACAGCAAGGTTCGCTCGGCGACGCTCTACCCCAAGATGGTTCTGGTGGCGGCCATCCTCGGCGGCGGGGTGGTCGTGTACTTCCTGATACCCAAGTTGCAGGCCCTGTACCGCCAACTGGGAGGCGCGAACGCGGTCCTTCCCCTGCCCACTCGCATCTTGGTGGGAATCTCGGACGCCTTCATTGCTTACTGGTACCTCGCCGCCGTGGTGTTGGGTTCGGCCTACGCTTCCTGGCGGATCCTTCTCACGCTGCCGGCGGGGCGTTACCTCGTGGACCGACTCCGGTTGAAGGTTTGGATCTTCGGATCGATTTTCGAAAGGGTGGCCATGGCGCGATTCAGCCGGATCTTCGGCAGTCTTTACCGGAGCGGCATGCCGATCCTGCAGGCCCTGGAGATCTCATCACGGGCGTTGGGCAACGCTTTCATCGCTCGAGAAGTTCTCCATACGCGGCAGTCCCTCATCGAAGGGAAAACGCTGCTGGAATCCATCGAAAGAGCCAAGGGGTTCACACCGATGATCCAGCAGATGATCGGGGTGGGTGAGGAAGCCGGGACCCTGGACCGAATGCTTCAGAAGGCCGCGGACTACTACGACAGCGAGATCGACCATTCGATCCGAACGCTGACGACGCTTTTGGAGCCCGCTCTCCTGCTCGGACTCTTCGCCATCGTCGGATTCCTGGCCCTGGCCATGTTCCTTCCCATGTGGCAGATGATATCGTTTGTGAATACGGGCGGAGGAGCGCCGGGTGTTCCATGAGCGTGATGCGAATGGCCCTTTCGACATTTTGCGGCGGTCACGAAGACCGCGATGGGCGGAAAGGGCCGTGAGCGTGAAGCGAACGGCCCTCACGACATTTGACGGCGGTCACGAAGACCGCGATGGGCGGAAAGGGCCGTGAGCGTGAAGCGAACGGCCCTCACGACATTTGACGGCGGTCACGAAGACCGCGATCCGAGAAGAGGGCCATGAGCGTGACGTTGGGCTCCACGTCCGGTCGGACGATCTTCGAAAGCCTGCTGGTCGTCACCCTCATCAGCCTTCTGATGGGCGGCACGGGATTCGAGATCCAGCGGGTCGACCGGCGGGTTCGTGAAACGGCCTTGAAATGGGAACTGCGCAACCTGAGGGCCGCCATCTCTCTTTTTTCTTTCATGAACAGCCGGGTTCCGTTGTCTCTCCGAGAGGTTCATGAAAGAGGATTTGTCGAGCCGTTCCGGCGGGATGTGCGGCTGGGCGCCGTCACGGCCGAGCCGGCCCGACTGAGGCTGAGAAGCCTCATTTCCCTCGACGTGATTCAGGAAATGGGAATTGACGA is a genomic window containing:
- a CDS encoding sigma-54-dependent Fis family transcriptional regulator, with product MSARLLVVDDDPSARSIIRKALASEGLDVHEATGADEALPEIRRLKPGVVLLDLFLPEPKGIDLLREISVLPDPPYVIVITGHAEHTFVMEAMRWGAYDYVVKPFDIDRLRSVVKDAVASSVQRPTASAGRGREAVPKPGLEQESVIGVSPAMQDVFKLAGRAASSEETVLLSGESGVGKEVVARLIHTHSHRKDGPFLSVNCAAIPAGLVEAELFGYERGAFTGADRSKSGKFAMAHRGTLFLDEVGELPLDAQAKLLRVLQDKEVTPLGTSRSMKVDARVLCASNTDLQERVRQGRFREDLYYRLAVIEISIPPLRQRRPDIPPLVRMFTEEALRENRLRGGGPTAEAIDALARYEFPGNVRELKNLIKKLVAIHRERPITPDLLPDQVQSGVGRPGGDWRVGLSREVQERLKAGESGLADRFRAELDDMLIRETLEHTRGNQMKAAEILGIHRNTLRRKRT
- the tadA gene encoding Flp pilus assembly complex ATPase component TadA; this translates as MPPTTTRRPSRQLLSDIIVDMGLVSRRDLDHALEESRKQNVRVGEILLRKGLVSEEQIAQALARQFTMTYVRLEGKDIASETVKLIPEAVARRHTIVPVESGPQDLMLGMADPLNIFALDQVKMITRHKVQPVVCSKAEILRVLDRVYAAEQSVKSVLDEIDLAGLELLAQESESPATLEKVASDTSIVKLVNTILYVAVQQRASDIHLEPQSEAFLVRMRIDGVLYKLYQLPLKVHMGVVSRIKIMGGMDIAEKRVPQDGRFEAKIGDHQIDVRVSSIPLLHGEKAELRILEKSRRRIQLEDLPMEGDTRAQVEKAIQNPYGLFVVSGPTGSGKTTTLYAVLNCMNAAEKNIVTVEDPVEYQLPNVNQIPINPRANLTFATALRSILRQDPDVIMVGEIRDRETAEISIQAALTGHLVLTTLHTNSAPGAVSRLVEMGVEPYLISSSLLGVLGQRLVRQVCPDCKQPHAPEPAVLANFEWMPENASHFFRGAGCSNCRGTGYRGRLAVFELMRMGPAVRKSILHREDLEQIAAAAQTEGFRSLRQNGLELVVAGRTTLEEIVRVTRDVEI
- a CDS encoding zinc-binding dehydrogenase — translated: MKAVLLNRHGGLDALEMGTLPEPRAEAGEAVVRVKACGLNHLDVWVRKGLPNLKLDYPHVLGSDIAGIVDDIKGSPPPFPQGSKDGEWKGQVSPPPGIAAGTRVVLFPGLTCGYCPPCISGQDDMCREFKLFGEHVSGGYTEKIKVPVRNLVAIPDTLSFVQAACIPVAYLTAWHMVVNRARVQPDEWVLVTAAASGVSTGAIQIAKIFGAQVIAAASSKEKLAKARELGADVLVDYSKPEWSREVKKITNRRGVDVILDHVGQSKWEDYIPILAKGGRLVICGASSGHEGKTDLRHVFFRRLSILGSTMGSSTEFRQLVDYVGRGRIKPVIYKTLPLEQAREAHRILEEREVIGKVVLEI
- a CDS encoding NAD+ synthase, translated to MKKSAQTLRVALAQINPTVGDLEGNARKVRDAIRRAESMGADVLLTPELVMTGYPPEDLLFKKKFVESSLAAVWKAARETRRTIVLIGCVHLQGQKRYNAAAVCRAGSVHAVYHKILLPNYGVFDEKRYFSEGSQPLVLSLNGIRAGVTICEDLWSPEGPCRALCEKGKVELLLNLSSSPYHAGKVHERLKLLKGWAKAGRAWVLYCNCVGGQDELVFDGHSLVVNPFGRVVARGLQFEEDFVVVDMEFESKRPYGRPGRLRCANFRLGAPISRPALAPARLDALEEEAEIYKALVMGTGDYVRKNGFTKVLIGLSGGIDSALTAAIAADALGSENVVGFALPSRFTSEESVVDAKELADRLRIDFRIVPIEPPFKAMLEVLSRDFAGLPPSEAEENLQARIRGTLLMTLSNKFGRLVLTTGNKSEISTGYCTLYGDTAGGFAVIKDIPKTLVYRLSRYRNTIGPVTPPPETGPTGRKLTAASGGVSGSGVIPDRVLEKAPTAELRANQKDTDSLPPYEVLDPILKQYVEEDRSVDEIARSGQDRKLVERVAGLVERSEYKRRQAAPGVKITPKAFGRDRRMPLTNRFRG
- the amrA gene encoding AmmeMemoRadiSam system protein A produces the protein MGLSPEASRELLRLSRSTLDRFVRTGEKPTLESGAPDVPGSGLFVTLRRSGELRGCIGSLAPRKSFVEMLQDLTVAAASEDPRFLPVEAKELGEIEIELSILTPLRSIKDLSEIDIGRHGLCVMKQHKRGVLLPQVPVENGWDRDTFLSETCRKAGLPSDAWKKPGMEFFVFESEKISEGVG
- a CDS encoding type II secretion system F family protein → MSTYAYRARSRVGELIIGTLEADTQDQVEARLARDNLIPVRIEERRPKKLDAFLDRVFKRIKPRDRIVLYRQLAAMYGAGVSFTRMLETAKKQTENPRLQKVLVQVGKDIQEGMSFANALARHPGVFNEVVINMVSAGEAGGVLEEVLDRIGQMAERELDLDSKVRSATLYPKMVLVAAILGGGVVVYFLIPKLQALYRQLGGANAVLPLPTRILVGISDAFIAYWYLAAVVLGSAYASWRILLTLPAGRYLVDRLRLKVWIFGSIFERVAMARFSRIFGSLYRSGMPILQALEISSRALGNAFIAREVLHTRQSLIEGKTLLESIERAKGFTPMIQQMIGVGEEAGTLDRMLQKAADYYDSEIDHSIRTLTTLLEPALLLGLFAIVGFLALAMFLPMWQMISFVNTGGGAPGVP